A single Anopheles maculipalpis chromosome 3RL, idAnoMacuDA_375_x, whole genome shotgun sequence DNA region contains:
- the LOC126563734 gene encoding ankyrin-3 isoform X3, which translates to MALEETQNNGSAVAVAPKENAPTAALKQQPPQGQAQVQPSTSNEKLNNIVNGGGATMEKSRSNNKQNDTNTAFLRAARAGDLQKLIEYLETGQVTDINTCNTNGLNALHLAAKDGHYDIVNELLKRGALVDNATKKGNTALHIASLAGQKEIIQLLLQYNASVNVQSQNGFTPLYMAAQENHDECVNYLLAKGANPALATEDGFTPLAVAMQQGHDKVVAVLLESDTRGKVRLPALHIAAKKDDVKAAKLLLENEHNPDVSSKSGFTPLHIAAHYGNVNVAQLLIEKGADVNFTAKHNITPLHVACKWGKLNMVKLLIANHGRIDSITRDGLTPLHCAARSGHDQVIEVLLEHRAEIISKTKNGLAPLHMAAQGEHVSAARILLMNKSPVDDITIDYLTALHVAAHCGHVKVAKLLLDRNADPNARALNGFTPLHIACKKNRIKVVELLLNHGATIGATTESGLTPLHVASFMGCMNIVIYLLQHDASPDIPTVRGETPLHLAARAKQTDIIRILLRNGAYVNAQAREDQTPLHVASRIGNMEIVMLLLQHGAKIDAVTKDNYTPLHIAAKEGQDEVASLLLDNEANVEAVTKKGFTPLHLAAKYGNLKCAELLLERGAQVDVQGKNGVTPLHVASHYDHQKVALLLLEKGASPYSPAKNGHTPLHIASKKNQLNIATTLLEYKADANAESKTGFTPLHLSAQEGHGDMARTLLNNGADPNHAAKNGLTPLHLCAQEDNVGIAETLLEHKARIDPVTKTGFTPLHVAAHFGQAGMVKYLIENDANIEMKTNIGHTPLHQAAQQGHTLIINILLKNKANPEAVTNGGQTALSIADKLGYITVVETLKVVTETSVTQTVDEKFKIVGPETIHETFLSDSEDEGGTPPPPSAMKALMQAQQLYGGSGAIKYYQSQMRYTREDPIMSDQQQYNYMTSDENKQFDDTNLTNMSIDPLKDDKYLEKIISRAENYTVSATDRSHTPNPLDITVTDNVNITRKPIHVGFLVSFLVDARGGAMRGCRHSGVRVIVPPRSAAQPTRITCRYVKPQRITNGPPLMEGEALISRILELAPVGAKFLGPVILEVPHFASLRDKEREIIILRSDNGETWREHTLYDSEEAIHEVLNETFKGDTLNLLEDLHTNRITRIVTNDFPHYFAIVSRIRQEVHAIGPEGGTVSATAVPQVQAIFPQNALTKKIRVGLQAQPIDMNTTANLLGRSVAVSPVVTVEPRRRKFHKAITLSMPAPKAYNSGMINQYSGNAPTLRLLCSITGGQNKAVWEDVTGSTPLTFVNDCVSFTTTVSARFWLMDCRNIGEATKMATELYSQMAHVPFMVKFVVFAKRVDQSEAKLSVFCMTDDKEDKTLEHQEHFTEIAKSRDIEVCEGRTIYLEFAGNIVPVMKSGEQLALQFNAFKENRLTFTVKIKNNLDDLLGRISFMNEPKVAKGEPIQTALCTLNFTLPSEKFGLGGDELETTSEFDQSSTEVLNSEQQAIVAAANRGKTLNFTFQNGDGASEIHKADIKITDICNLLGSDWPLLADELAITPSDVELIRAEYPNDEAQQAIVMLRLWLRQAGRDATGNVLEQALIKINRPDIVNKSITNLEPVTDEYERRVAQRQIGSMNGLDEIDPAKVNGVTTTSSIMHESEHEQTEEKQEHEAVEKQIPTDNNSPTDSVSPDTTEAFQQIRRESEILGIAAIKKEDLSTPPPSPADFNTQVSQNSSQAGVEEGRNDAVAEDVQEIIQQAIKDHDTHDDDEEEEAGGPVAVETAGSDSAISDHDEDSEGFELDLETDKSGKVKTIKKHSKVNIKINKTVAQRPTVGDIEWEMPESDARHPQIEISSVNLEDVSNDRRYSLDHIDPVAEGLTLGARTYEKSHSTPGETEQKKSEQIVIISSDNNISEVPADYSGDIDEFIFVQTSPENFAKMEKEQAKGGVVTDEDDNSNLVIITEEHYDYELTSDDDRRSSSLLEDPSPPEEKDLEGYTVAPSSTPGADGKKRFIVGGSSSSESEEDPQQRRRDHQSGSTSIVRRTVRSKVVPTGLTITEDESVVLKDDQTNGTNPAITVCQPTPPPAQPPSSSTSNNFSIRTGPGSSSGSDVALHETAGELSDDDETGKVNNNQAASDHPGDNPVTDTAFAEESHPSSSTVTSSRVAVIVTQVSNDLIDDEQPPQVAEDMLIDLAMHGDGGEDEANESDIDNSDVRAGVDGDGGGSVQVQMGSGLAEGSTEIKNYLVQNTDQIVGMEPTEPPIETTASKHEGSTRTETNTVVDESDDGTIRTTIYSTTLKFDGPEDMEEQILKQMRDQQFTAEQQEQLMNTPLITTTTLDPDTGVETTSTSTTRTTTTTKTITLTPDGDFPEDEILQKITTVTTHTSQPNVPEMVKETTVTVTEMVDGRTLDGAAKALNNIVDEFMNQERKN; encoded by the exons AATGACACAAACACAGCGTTCCTACGAGCAGCTAGGGCAGGAGATCTTCAGAAGCTGATAGAGTACCTCGAAACTGGTCAGGTGACCGACATCAACACGTGCAATACG AATGGTCTCAACGCGTTGCATCTCGCAGCAAAAGATGGTCACTATGACATCGTTAACGAATTACTGAAACGTGGTGCTCTCGTCGATAATGCCACTAAGAAGGGCAACACAGCACTGCACATCGCTTCATTGGCTGGCCAAAAGGAGATCATTCAGCTGCTCCTGCAATATAACGCATCGGTTAACGTGCAGTCTCAGAATGGATTCACGCCGCTCTACATGGCCGCGCAGGAAAACCATGATGAGTGTGTAAATTATCTTCTTGCTAAGGGTGCTAATCCTGCACTGGCTACAGAG gaCGGCTTTACGCCATTAGCAGTGGCGATGCAGCAAGGTCACGACAAAGTAGTGGCCGTACTACTTGAAAGCGATACACGCGGCAAGGTTCGATTACCAGCACTACATATAGCGGCCAAGAAGGATGACGTGAAGGCGGCAAAACTTTTGCTGGAG AATGAACACAATCCAGACGTATCTTCGAAGAGTGGCTTCACTCCGCTGCACATTGCTGCACATTACGGAAATGTAAACGTCGCTCAATTGCTAATTGAGAAAGGTGCCGATGTAAATTTTACTGCAAAGCACAACATCACACCACTACACGTGGCGTGCAAGTGGGGAAAGCTTAACATGGTGAAGCTCTTGATCGCAAACCATGGTCGTATCGATAGTATCACTCGCGATGGGCTTACCCCACTGCACTGTGCTGCTCGTTCAGGTCATGATCAAGTAATAGAAGTGTTGCTCGAACATCGTGCGGAGATCATTTCCAAGACCAAAAATGGACTTGCCCCGTTGCACATGGCAGCCCAGGGCGAACACGTGAGCGCAGCGCGTATTTTACTAATGAACAAATCACCAGTTGATGACATTACGATTGACTATCTAACTGCTCTGCACGTCGCAGCTCACTGTGGACATGTGAAGGTGGCAAAGCTGCTACTCGATCGAAATGCCGATCCGAATGCACGAGCACTGAACGGCTTTACACCGTTACACATTGCCTGCAAGAAGAATCGGATTAAGGTAGTGGAGCTGCTGCTAAACCATGGTGCCACAATTGGAGCTACTACGGAGAGTGGTCTAACGCCGTTGCATGTGGCTAGCTTCATGGGGTGCATGAACATTGTCATTTATCTTCTGCAACACGATGCCAGTCCGGACATTCCGACTGTGCGTGGTGAAACCCCACTACATCTGGCAGCACGTGCCAAGCAAACAGACATCATACGCATCTTGCTACGAAACGGGGCGTACGTAAATGCGCAAGCACGGGAAGACCAGACACCGCTACACGTCGCATCTCG AATCGGTAACATGGAAATAGTGATGCTACTTTTGCAACACGGTGCAAAGATTGATGCTGTAACGAAGGACAATTACACGCCGTTACACATAGCGGCAAAGGAGGGCCAAGATGAAGTGGCTTCACTACTATTGGACAACGAAGCTAACGTAGAAGCGGTCACTAAAAAAGGCTTCACACCACTGCATTTGGCCGCCAAGTACGGCAACCTAAAATGTGCTGAACTGCTTCTTGAACGAGGTGCCCAAGTGGATGTACAGGGCAAGAATGGTGTGACGCCATTGCACGTTGCTAGTCACTACGATCATCAAAAAGTAGCATTGCTGCTGCTAGAGAAAGGTGCATCACCGTATTCGCCAGCCAAGAATGGTCATACGCCGCTACACATTGcttcaaagaaaaatcaacTGAACATCGCCACAACGCTACTGGAATACAAGGCGGATGCTAATGCGGAAAGCAAAACAGGGTTCACGCCCCTGCACTTGTCAGCCCAAGAAGGTCATGGCGATATGGCGCGTACTCTATTGAACAATGGGGCCGATCCTAACCATGCCGCAAAGAATGGATTGACACCGTTGCATCTGTGTGCACAGGAAGACAATGTGGGCATCGCTGAAACGCTATTGGAGCATAAGGCACGCATCGATCCGGTAACAAAGACAGGCTTTACTCCGCTTCACGTGGCCGCTCATTTCGGTCAAGCCGGAATGGTGAAATACTTGATCGAAAATGATGCAAACATCGAGATGAAGACCAATATTGGTCATACCCCGCTCCATCAGGCTGCACAGCAAGGACACACGCTCATCATCAACATTCTgctgaaaaataaagcaaatccGGAAGCAGTGACTAACGGTGGCCAAACTGCGCTATCGATCGCCGATAAGCTGGGCTATATCACTGTAGTGGAGACACTGAAGGTAGTCACCGAAACAAGCGTCACACAGACGGTTGATGAGAAGTTTAAAATCGTTGGACCAGAAACTATCCACGAAACGTTCCTGTCGGACTCCGAAGATGAGG GAGGTACGCCACCCCCACCTAGTGCTATGAAAGCCCTAATGCAAGCGCAGCAATTGTATGGCGGTAGTGGTGCTATCAAGTACTATCAATCGCAAATGCGTTACACAC GTGAAGATCCAATCATGTccgaccagcagcagtacaacTACATGACAAGCgacgaaaacaaacagttcGACGACACAAATCTCACCAACATGAGTATCGATCCATTGAaggatgataaatatttggaAAAGATCATTTCTCGTGCAGAGAACTACACCGTTTCGGCCACAGATCGGTCCCACACACCCAATCCGCTGGACATCACTGTGACTGACAATGTGAACATCACCCGAAAGCCGATCCATGTTGG ATTTCTGGTGTCGTTCCTGGTTGATGCACGTGGTGGTGCCATGCGAGGTTGCCGCCACAGCGGTGTACGTGTGATTGTACCACCTCGATCAGCCGCACAACCTACAAGGATTACCTGTCGGTATGTGAAACCACAACGCATCACCAATGGTCCGCCATTAATGGAAGGAGAGGCTCTGATAAGCCGCATTCTCGAGTTGGCCCCTGTTGGTGCCAAGTTCCTTGG CCCTGTCATCCTTGAGGTGCCTCATTTTGCGTCGCTGCGCGATAAGGAACGCGAAATAATTATCCTACGTTCTGATAATGGTGAAACATGGCGCGAACATACGCTTTACGATAGTGAGGAAGCCATCCACGAAGTCCTGAACGAGACATTCAAGGGAGATACGCTCAACTTGCTCGAGGATTTACATACGAACAGGATCACACGCATTGTGACAAACGATTTTCCACACTATTTTGCGATCGTGTCGCGTATTCGTCAGGAAGTGCACGCTATTGGACCAGAGGGTGGTACCGTGTCGGCTACTGCTGTTCCACAGGTGCAAGCTATTTTCCCACAAAATGCACTGACGAAGAAAATCCGTGTCGGGCTGCAGGCCCAACCGATTGACATGAACACAACGGCTAACTTGCTAGGCCGCAGTGTAGCAGTGTCACCGGTGGTGACTGTAGAACCGCGTCGGCGTAAGTTCCACAAAGCGATTACGCTCAGTATGCCCGCTCCAAAAGCTTACAACTCGGGTATGATCAACCAATATTCGGGCAATGCGCCGACGTTGCGTTTGCTGTGTTCGATAACCGGCGGCCAGAATAAAGCCGTATGGGAAGATGTTACCGGTTCAACACCACTCACGTTCGTGAACGATTGTGTGTCTTTCACGACTACAGTGTCAGCTCGCTTCTGGCTGATGGATTGCCGCAACATTGGCGAAGCAACCAAAATGGCCACTGAATTGTACTCGCAGATGGCGCACGTGCCTTTCATGGTGAAGTTCGTCGTGTTTGCCAAGCGTGTCGACCAAAGCGAGGCAAAATTAAGCGTTTTCTGTATGACGGATGACAAAGAAGACAAAACATTGGAACATCAAGAACATTTCACTGAGATTGCCAAATCTCGAGATATCGAGGTCTGTGAAGGACGAACAATCTATCTAGAATTCGCTGGCAATATCGTCCCGGTGATGAAATCTGGCGAGCAGCTTGCATTGCAGTTCAACGCATTTAAGGAAAATCGTCTCACGTTCACGGTCAAGATCAAAAACAATCTGGACGATCTGCTTGGTCGTATCTCGTTCATGAACGAGCCCAAAGTTGCCAAGGGCGAACCAATTCAAACGGCGCTCTGCACTCTAAACTTTACACTTCCATCCGAAAAGTTTGGTTTGGGTGGAGACGAACTGGAGACAACGTCCGAGTTCGATCAGAGCTCGACCGAAGTTCTCAACAGCGAACAGCAGGCTATCGTTGCGGCAGCCAATCGTGGCAAGACGCTAAACTTCACGTTCCAAAATGGAGATGGTGCAAGCGAAATACACAAGGCGGATATTAAGATTACAGACATTTGCAACCTACTCGGTTCCGATTGGCCCCTGTTAGCGGATGAGCTTGCGATCACACCGTCCGATGTGGAGCTGATACGAGCGGAATATCCGAACGATGAAGCACAGCAGGCGATCGTGATGTTGCGTCTCTGGCTTCGTCAGGCCGGAAGAGATGCAACTGGTAATGTGCTCGAGCAGGCTCTTATCAAAATCAATCGGCCGGACATTGTCAACAAATCAATTACAAATTTGGAACCGGTAACGGACGAGTACGAGCGACGTGTTGCGCAGCGGCAAATCGGTTCGATGAATGGACTGGATGAAATCGATCCAGCAAAAGTGAATGGTGTGACTACGACCAGCAGTATAATGCACG AATCCGAACACgagcaaacagaagaaaagcaagagCATGAAGCAGTCGAAAAACAAATACCGACGGACAACAATTCCCCAACTGATTCCGTATCCCCAGACACCACGGAAGCGTTCCAGCAGATTCGTCGCGAAAGCGAAATCCTCGGAATAGCAGCGATTAAAAAGGAAGACCTTTCTACGCCTCCACCAAGTCCGGCCGATTTCAATACGCAAGTCAGTCAGAACAGCAGCCAGGCGGGCGTAGAAGAAGGACGAAACGATG CAGTAGCCGAGGATGTGCaagaaattattcaacaaGCCATCAAAGATCATGATacgcatgacgatgacgaagaGGAGGAAGCCGGTGGTCCGGTGGCGGTGGAAACAGCTGGCAGCGATTCGGCAATCAGTGATCATGACGAAGATTCCGAAGGATTCGAATTGGACCTCGAAACGGACAAAAGTGGTAAAgtgaaaacgataaaaaaacattcgaaggtaaacattaaaatcaataaaacagtTGCCCAACGTCCCACGGTCGGGGACATCGAGTGGGAAATGCCAGAATCGGATGCACGACATCCCCAAATAGAGATATCGTCCGTCAACTTGGAGGACGTCTCGAACGATCGTCGGTACAGTTTGGATCACATTGATCCCGTTGCCGAAGGACTCACTCTCGGTGCTCGTACATACGAAAAGTCTCACTCGACACCGGGCGAAACCGAACAAAAGAAGTCGGAACAAATTGTTATCATCTCGTCTGATAACAACATCTCAGAGGTGCCGGCAGACTATTCCGGTGACATTGATGAGTTCATTTTCGTGCAAACGTCACCGGAGAACTTTGCCAAGATGGAAAAGGAGCAAGCTAAGGGTGGAGTTGTAACGGATGAGGATGATAACAGCAACTTGGTCATCATCACCGAGGAACACTACGATTACGAACTAACGAGTGACGATGATCGCCGATCGTCTAGCCTGTTGGAGGATCCTTCGCCTCCCGAAGAGAAAGATCTTGAAGGATACACAGTCGCACCGTCGTCGACGCCAGGTGCGGATGGTAAGAAGCGCTTTATCGTTGGAGGCAGTAGTAGTTCGGAAAGTGAAGAAGATCCCCAACAACGGCGTCGTGATCATCAGTCCGGATCGACATCCATCGTAAGACGCACGGTGCGAAGTAAGGTGGTTCCTACGGGTCTTACAATTACCGAGGATGAATCGGTTGTGCTGAAGGACGACCAGACCAATGGCACCAATCCGGCGATAACTGTTTGTCAGCCAACACCGCCACCGGCGCAGCCACCCTCCAGCAGTACCAGCAACAACTTTTCTATCCGAACAGGACCGGGATCATCGAGCGGATCAGACGTTGCCCTGCACGAAACTGCGGGCGAGCTGAGCGATGACGATGAAACAG GTAAAGTCAACAACAACCAGGCTGCAAGTGATCATCCGGGAGATAACCCGGTAACGGACACTGCTTTCGCTGAGGAATCGCATCCTTCTTCGTCCACCGTTACCTCCTCGAGGGTGGCGGTAATCGTAACTCAAGTATCCAACGATCTGATCGACGACGAACAGCCTCCGCAAGTAGCGGAGGACATGTTGATCGATCTTGCTATGCACGGTGACGGTGGTGAGGACGAAGCGAACGAATCTGACATCGATAATAGTGATGTTCGTGCAggtgttgatggtgatggtggtggctcTGTACAGGTTCAAATGGGATCGGGCCTAGCAGAAGGCAGTACAGAAATTA aaaactaTCTTGTTCAAAACACTGATCAAATAGTCGGTATGGAGCCAACTGAACCGCCAATTGAAACCACAGCTTCGAAACATGAAGGATCCACAcgaacagaaacaaacactGTCGTTGATGAATCAGATGATGG AACCATTCGTACTACGATTTACTCTACCACGTTGAAATTTGATGGTCCGGAAGATATGGAAgaacaaatattaaaacagATGCGAGATCAGCAATTCACAGCGGAACAACAGGAACAG TTGATGAACACCCCATTAATAACAACCACGACATTGGATCCGGATACGGGTGTAGAGACAACGTCCACCTCGACAACTCGAACGACAACGACCACTAAAACAATCACACTTACACCGGATGGAGATTTCCCCGAGGATGAAATACTGCAAAAAATCACAACCGTCACGACGCACACCTCTCAGCCAAACGTACCGGAAATGGTTAAGGAGACAACCGTCACCGTAACGGAAATGGTGGACGGCCGAACACTGGACGGTGCTGCCAAGGCACTCAATAATATAGTGGATGAGTTTATGAACCAGGAACGTAAAAATTAA